From Zonotrichia leucophrys gambelii isolate GWCS_2022_RI chromosome 19, RI_Zleu_2.0, whole genome shotgun sequence:
TCATttgtgtcccccagccctgtctgtccccacagggcCACATCCTCAGCCGGGGCTGTGCCATTGTTCTGGGCTGTttgtgccaggccaggctggcattCCTGGAACTCGCCTGGGGGGAGGTGATAATGACAatcccctgcctgtgctccGGGTCCCGATAAGCAGCAGCCTCGGGCTATCAgggaccctgccctgccacacAATGTGTCCCTGGACCCTCTGTCACCTCTGGGTGACAGGAACAGGGGCAGCACggcctgggcagcccctggcaggagggggcacagggtccagccctgctctgagcctgtCCCAGGCAGTGAGGCTGTGGGGACCTCCTGGTTTGGTTCCTTTTGACCCAGAGGTGTCCTGGAGCCCGCAGTGTCCCCAAACTGTGGCACAGGCACCCCAGCgtgcagagcagtgacacaggcAGTGTCCCTGAGTCCccaagccctgccagccccaggtgagtcCCAGGGATGGTCCccatggcactgtccccatggcatTGTCCCcatgctggcagtgcctgccagccctgctgcctgctcagcacccgagggcagccctgccctgtggcctTGTACCCCACGGTGGCAGAGGGGACCTGAGTGTCCCCACAGCTGGTGTGGGACCCCCAGATGCCACAGAGCCCCCCGAGTGCCACAGCCCTCCCAGCAGCCATGACAGGACAGCGTGGCTGGCTCCAGATAaggaggcactgggagctgcagagctgtccccaccctgtctaTCTGCAGGGCCACCCTGCAGGACACACAGGACAGGGCCTGTTGTCCTGCCCTGGGCTtgggggggacatggagggtCTGGAGAGCACAAATGACCCATTTTccccagggagggcagtgcAGCAAAGCCCCTGATGCTGGCTGTCACTGGTCCTGCTTGTAGAGCGACcctgagcaggacaggagccCCCAAAGCCACCCTGGGCAGGGTAGGGAagggtgtgtggggctgggacagggggacatgggctgctgccaccagcctggctgctgtgacaccttcAGCACCTGTCAGCCCTTCTCCAGACCTGGGGTGCCACTCTTTGGGgtgcccctgccatggtcaTCCCCAGGGTCACACGGGCCATGCATGGGGCTCACTCCTGGCTCCACACTCATCCCTGAGGGAGCACGACAAGGGCTGGGACGGTGACCACGGGGAAgccaccagctcccaggagccttggagcagcagcccgAGCTGGAACCTCACCTCCCACActccctgtcccccatccccgCGGGAGCACCAAGCAGCCCAAGCCACGCAGGGGACCCGGGgcgggacagacagacagacagagcccagcaggaggTGACAAGGGTTTATTCAAGGGTTTCTTTGTTATCTCACGGCAGCGGGGTGGCGGCACATGCAGAtagagcccggcccggcccggcacgcCTGCCCACCCGGGGGCTGATAACGGCACGGAGGGCACGGGGGGCCCTGCAGCACCCGCCGAGGGCCACTCCTGGCAAAGGACACCCCAGGGAGGGACCTGCAGCCACCGAGGGTCACTCCTGGCAAAGGACAGCACCAGGAGGGCCCTGCAGCCGCCCTGTGGCACGGGGTGGGGGCACCGAGCTGGGggtgcagcaccagcagtgccaggctgactgcacacactgagctgtgccagccacGCTGAaccaggcactgggacaggctggggagggcacaggccagcacagggctctgggggcacaCACGGGGACAATCTCCTTCACATTGTCACAAGGCAACAAAGCCACTGGCCTAAGAgtcaggggagggagggaggcaggggcagatgcacaggctgtgctggaggagcctgTCCCCACCTCAGCATCCTGCTGGTCCCCCACCCACCTCTGAGCACCACTCTGCTTGAGCATTTGTGGGGTTGGGAGGTGccacagcacctggggacagcaggcacAGTGGCTTCACTGCCCTCTCAGGGGATGGGTGGCTTTGGCACAGCGCTGCTTTTCAGTATTCGTGGTGGTGAGatctcaccagggctgagctgggctccctctgtcccctggagctctccctgctTCAGATCCTGTGAGGAAAACTCCCCAAGCATGGGAGAGCGCAGCACCCACTGCTAGATTGTCACCTTTTGTGAGGGGGTTGAGTGCcacccagccagcctgggcagggctgctggcactgtggggaccctgggggtgagacagggacagctgagggcagaggcagggctgggacagggcccAGGAGGGTCACTGAGACagggcagggagcccaggggagGGGGGTCCTGGTTCTCTTCCTAAACCTCCCCATCCCAACCCTCTGCTCCCCAAGTCCCAGGTGCTCACCCCAGGGCAGAGAACAGCAAGGCACAGGGACTGCAACACCAGACAAGCTGCCAGTCATAACTGGGGATGGGATTGGCCTGAGACAACACAAAgttaattagaaaataaatcctCTCTCAGCTTTGGAATAAAAAGAGCAGCAGACAGGACATGCATCTTTCTGGCCCTACAAAATAAGGCACCAGTTACAAACAAAACTCGGATTGTCTTTGATATAAAAGGAATTCCCATGTGTAGAAGGCAGTTGATGTCTGAGTGCATAACAGGGAGTGATCTTCACTAGCTTTGGGTTGGCCAACCTCATTCCTTGGCCTCGGTGGCTTTCTGGAAcagaggaagctgcaggaggggaagagagaagctgttagggctgcaggagggaaggcagggcactgcctgcactCTGTGGTggtcagggcaggggaaggagaggctccctgggaagctgaaagcTTCCAGGCaagtccctgtgcccagctcaccTTTGTGAGATCCACACCAGTGATGGCACGCACGGAGTTGGGGATCTCAGCCAGGAGACGGTTCACATCAGACATGGTGCTGCCCTTCTCTCCACTGAGAATAACGATCTCATCCACTTTGGAGAGGGGAGCAGACACTTTGGCAGCGATCTGGGGaagcagggagagcacagagtGAGGGAACTGCTCAGCAGCTCACTGGGAAAGGTCCCTACAAGGCCTCGCTGTGCCCCCGGGAGACCTAGCCCAGTCTgggagcccccccagcccacctggagcaggggaaagCTGCCCCCTCCTCACCTCAGGCAGTGCATCCAGCACTAGAGCCAGCTGGGCAGCTTCTCCATACTTCTGGAGCGCTTCTGCTTTCAGCTTCAGCCCCTCAGCCTCGGCCATCCCGACGGCCTCGATCACAAAAGCCTCGGCCTCTCCGATCTTGCGGATCTTCTCTGCCTCCGCCTGAGCCAGCAGGATTTGCTTCACCCTGGCAAGGgaaaggcagccctgcagcagcctgggtgcctgcagagagcccaggagctggggctcagggcagcaccgTGTCCCTCCTCACTCACTTCTCGCCCTCGGCGATCTGCTGGATGCGATAGGCCTCGGCCTCGGCCGGCTGCTTCACGGTGGCCGtcagctccttctccatcctcagcacctccttctcctccacctCAATCTGCTTCTTGCGCTCCACCACCTCGATCTCGATCTCCTCCTGACGGATCTTCTGCTGTTCCCGGGCGCTCTGGAGCTCGTAGGCCAGCTGGGCCTCTGCAGTCTGCACATGGGGGAGAGGAGAACAGGGCTCAGGGCCATGAACTCGGGTACACAGACATAAGGACCCAAAACCAGACATGACTCCTGCTATTGAACTTTTGCCCAGTGGTGACATCCCAATCCTCAGCGCTGCTCTTGCCACTCAGCTCCAGGTTCAACCCTCCCCATCCTTTCCTCTTCAAGTCCCACCAAATTGCTGCAAAGAGGAGAAGAATCTGCTGCAAGCTCACAGTGACACACAGACCTGGGTTTTCCATCTCCAGCTCTACTAACAGATGCAGGAGGAGAAAGCTGACAAGTCCCAGAGCCACCAAAACCATCACAGACCCTCCAGGGAACAGCAGTGGGCTGTGGGATACTCTCACCTTCATGTTGACCTCCTCAGTGAAGGCAGCTTTCTGCAACTCAAAAGCCCGTTTGGAATCTGCTATTTTGGTATCTGCCATGAACTTGATattcagcatttccttcttGCACTCTGCCTCCTGTGGAGAGggaacagagagcagagcttcAGGGCATGCAGTTGGAGCAGAAAAGGCTGCTCCAGGGAAGCCCAGCACGTCCCCAGACTCACCCGAATGCCAGCATCCCGCTCGGCTTCTGCCACTCCAATGTCTGCATCCCTTTGGACAGCTGCAATCTGAGTCTTCCCCAGGGAGCTCAGGTAATCCACTTTATCATAGACATCCTGGGGAGGGGAGATAAGTCATAACCACTTCAAATGAGTGACTCCATCTTGCTCCCTTTCCCATTGAAGCTCAGTGCGGTCAGGCCAGGGTTAGAATGCGTCGACAGCTGCTCCAAACAaacagggagggcagggagaaggaggCCATCCTGACATCTTCCCTCACTCCCAGGAGGCTGGGTTATCAGCCAGCTCTCTCCACGAGCCTGTTTACAGAGGCAGCTACCCCGTGCTCTTGGCCCAGCTGCCTGGATACAGGACATGCTGTGGCGGCTGTCATGGAAACCCCCggagggctgggacaggctgtcAGCCTGAgccttccagctgcagcaggggggTCAGGGC
This genomic window contains:
- the FLOT2 gene encoding flotillin-2 isoform X1, whose amino-acid sequence is MGNCHTVGPNEALVVSGGCCGSDEKQYVYGGWAWAWWCITDTQRISLEIMTLQPRCEDVETAEGVAITVTGVAQVKIMTEKELLAVACEQFLGKNVQDVKNVVLQTLEGHLRSILGTLTVEQIYQDRDQFAKLVREVAAPDVGRMGIEILSFTIKDVYDKVDYLSSLGKTQIAAVQRDADIGVAEAERDAGIREAECKKEMLNIKFMADTKIADSKRAFELQKAAFTEEVNMKTAEAQLAYELQSAREQQKIRQEEIEIEVVERKKQIEVEEKEVLRMEKELTATVKQPAEAEAYRIQQIAEGEKVKQILLAQAEAEKIRKIGEAEAFVIEAVGMAEAEGLKLKAEALQKYGEAAQLALVLDALPEIAAKVSAPLSKVDEIVILSGEKGSTMSDVNRLLAEIPNSVRAITGVDLTKLPLFQKATEAKE
- the FLOT2 gene encoding flotillin-2 isoform X3, with product MTLQPRCEDVETAEGVAITVTGVAQVKIMTEKELLAVACEQFLGKNVQDVKNVVLQTLEGHLRSILGTLTVEQIYQDRDQFAKLVREVAAPDVGRMGIEILSFTIKDVYDKVDYLSSLGKTQIAAVQRDADIGVAEAERDAGIREAECKKEMLNIKFMADTKIADSKRAFELQKAAFTEEVNMKTAEAQLAYELQSAREQQKIRQEEIEIEVVERKKQIEVEEKEVLRMEKELTATVKQPAEAEAYRIQQIAEGEKVKQILLAQAEAEKIRKIGEAEAFVIEAVGMAEAEGLKLKAEALQKYGEAAQLALVLDALPEIAAKVSAPLSKVDEIVILSGEKGSTMSDVNRLLAEIPNSVRAITGVDLTKLPLFQKATEAKE
- the FLOT2 gene encoding flotillin-2 isoform X4, with the translated sequence MGNCHTVGPNEALVVSGGCCGSDEKQYVYGGWAWAWWCITDTQRVSLEVLTILCRCENVETSEGVPLISLEIMTLQPRCEDVETAEGVAITVTGVAQVKIMTEKELLAVACEQFLGKNVQDVKNVVLQTLEGHLRSILGTLTVEQIYQDRDQFAKLVREVAAPDVGRMGIEILSFTIKDVYDKVDYLSSLGKTQIAAVQRDADIGVAEAERDAGIREAECKKEMLNIKFMADTKIADSKRAFELQKAAFTEEVNMKTAEAQLAYELQSAREQQKIRQEEIEIEVVERKKQIEVEEKEVLRMEKELTATVKQPAEAEAYRIQQIAEGEKVKQILLAQAEAEKIRKIGEAEAFVIEAVGMAEAEGLKLKAEALQKYGEAAQLALVLDALPEIAAKVSAPLSKVDEIVILSGEKGSTMSDVNRLLAEIPNSVRAITGVDLTKLPLFQKATEAKE
- the FLOT2 gene encoding flotillin-2 isoform X2 translates to MGNCHTVGPNEALVVSGGCCGSDEKQYVYGGWAWAWWCITDTQRVSLEVLTILCRCENVETSEGVPLYVTGVAQVKIMTEKELLAVACEQFLGKNVQDVKNVVLQTLEGHLRSILGTLTVEQIYQDRDQFAKLVREVAAPDVGRMGIEILSFTIKDVYDKVDYLSSLGKTQIAAVQRDADIGVAEAERDAGIREAECKKEMLNIKFMADTKIADSKRAFELQKAAFTEEVNMKTAEAQLAYELQSAREQQKIRQEEIEIEVVERKKQIEVEEKEVLRMEKELTATVKQPAEAEAYRIQQIAEGEKVKQILLAQAEAEKIRKIGEAEAFVIEAVGMAEAEGLKLKAEALQKYGEAAQLALVLDALPEIAAKVSAPLSKVDEIVILSGEKGSTMSDVNRLLAEIPNSVRAITGVDLTKLPLFQKATEAKE